The Plectropomus leopardus isolate mb unplaced genomic scaffold, YSFRI_Pleo_2.0 unplaced_scaffold17731, whole genome shotgun sequence genomic sequence tgttaaaatgtatatatacattttaacatcttAATGTCATAAAGACAGGAAGAGTGTATGTACTATGTCATCGTGACTTTGGGTATCACTAACTTACAAATCATTatagaaatacaatattttaGCAGCACATTTGTGCATCTTTACCATGTCAGTTCCCAGATCAATACAGAGGATGGTGACGGTTCCCaggggcagagggatgttggcgatgatgaagaggaggaagggggtGATCTCAGGGATGTTGCTAGTCAGCGTGTAGGCGATGGACTTCTTCAAGTTGTCAAAGATCAGACGGCCTGATGAGAACATCACACAAGTGCATCCAATAattgttttaatcatttctgaCCCTCCACTcgaatattaaaatttaaagtccTTCAGTTCAAGAAGCTTTAAAGTATTCTGCTGAGTGCAAACCTTCTTCTACTCCAGTAACGATGGAGGCAAAGTTGTCGTCCAGCAGGATCATGTCGGCGGCCTGCTTTGAGACGTCAGATCCAGCGATACCCATGGCGACACCGATGTCAGCCTTCTTCAGAGCGGGAGAGTCGTTCACACCGTCACCTGTCACAGCCACAATGGCTCCCTGCAGAGAGAGCAGTGAAGGAAATATTCATGTTTGAGTGTGGAAATTATACccagaaaaagaaggaaaaatgtccagaaataaaGAGGGGAGACACACATTCTCATCAAAACAAACGTTTGACTTCAGCTGAGTGAAGAAGtcaaattgatttgtttttgcataaaaaacatccGACTGAGGTAACAGGTGTCACTTCCTCTTTAGAGAAAAGTCACCATTCCTGCTGCTGAGTGACATTTCCATTTT encodes the following:
- the LOC121964914 gene encoding sodium/potassium-transporting ATPase subunit alpha-1-like, yielding ACVVHGGDLKDLTAEQLDDILKYHTEIVFARTSPQQKLIIVEGCQRQGAIVAVTGDGVNDSPALKKADIGVAMGIAGSDVSKQAADMILLDDNFASIVTGVEEGRLIFDNLKKSIAYTLTSNIPEITPFLLFIIANIPLPLGTVTILCIDLGTDMVKMHK